The genomic segment TCGTTCCGCCGGGCCGCCCTGCGCGACAACCAGGTGCGCGACGGCCGCTCGCTGCTCGCCCTGGCGGTCAACGGCGAGCCCCTGTCCGCCGACCACGGCCACCCGGCGCGGATCATCGTGCCGGCCGCCCCCGGAGTGATGAACACCAAATGGGTCGGCTCCCTCACCTTCGGATCCCTGTGACCGGCCACGAGCGGGACCCGGACGGATCGCACACGGAGGGATCGCACACGGACGGGGCAGGGCGCACGGACCGGGCGGGGAGCACGGACCGGGCGGGGAGCACGGCGACCCGCCCGCGCGGCACGGGCTCCTTCCGGCGCCGGTACGGCGAGGGGCCGCTGCACCTGCTGCTCCTGGCCGCGACCTTCGCCCTGACCGGGTATGCCGGGGTCAGGCTCCTGCACGGCGACACCCTGCGGATCGTCCTCTGGTTCGCCGGTGCGGCCGTGGTGCACGACCTCGTCCTGCTGCCGGTGTACTCGACGGCCGACCGCGCCCTGCGCGAGGCGCTGGGGACGCGGCCGGGCCTCGGCCGGGTCAACTTCGTACGGGTACCGGCATTCCTCTCCCTGCTGCTCCTGGTGGTCCAGTTCCCGCTGATCGCCCGGCTCTCCGAACGCTACGAGCGCTACACCGGGCTCTCCGTCGACGTCTTCCTCGGCAACTGGCTCCTGGTCACCGGGGTGCTCTTCGCCGTCTCGGCGCTCTGGCTCGGCCTGTCCACGTGGCGGGGGAGCGCCCGGGCGTCCCGGCGGCGCAGGGAGACGAAGGGCCGCCCGTCCGACTCCCACTGATCGACCACCCGCCACCCCTGCGGACGGGCATGGCGCAGCAGGGCCGGGGTCCCGAGCCGGGCCCACGGGAACGGCGAGGGCGGGGGTGACGGAGGCCGGGTGCCGGCGGCGTCGGCCGCGGCAGGGCTTCCGTCGTGGAGATGGACCTCGGACCGCTCGTCCAGGTCGAGCGGGTGCGTCTCCACGACGAGGAGCCCGCCCGGGGCGAGCAGCGCCTCCACGCGCTCCAGCAGCGCGGAAGGATCACCGCCGATACCGATGTTGCCGTCCACCAGCAGCACCGTGCCCCACCGGCCCTCACCCGGCAGCGGGTCGAACACGCTGCGCCGCAGGGCCCAGCCTCCGAGACCGCGGGTACGGGCCACGGCGGCGTCGCTCACGTCGATGCCGAGCGCCCGGTGGCCGCGCCGGCCGAGCGCGGCCACCAGCCGGCCCGGTCCGCAGCCGATGTCGAGCACCGGCCCCTCGCAGCGGCGCAGCGCCGACAGGTCGGCGTCGTCGGCGCCCAGGCACCAGCGCTCCACGTCCAGCGGCATCAGCAGGCCGTCCGTCCGGCGGAGGAAGAGCGGCCCGCGGCCGGAGCGGAGGGCGTTCGCGTACGGGTCGGCCGCCCAGGGGACGTTGCCCGCGGCCTGGGAGTCGCTCATCGGGCCGCCGCCCGGTTCAGCCGGCCGAGCGTCGCGGCGAACCGTCCCTGCGGCGCGAGCCCGGCGACCCGCACCGCGTCCTCGGCGGTGTCCACGTCGCTGAGCCGGTCCAGCTCACGGACCCTCAGCCCGGCGTCCAGCAGCCGCGCGCGCTGCACCGCGCCGGTCTCGGGTACGGACATGGGGACGCCCCGCAGCAGCGCGGGGTCGGGGGACGCGAGCCCCAGGGCCCAGAACCCGCCGTCCTCCGCCTCGCCGAACCAGGCGTCGCACCGGTCCCACCCGTCCGGCGCCAACACGGGCGCCAGGTGGGACGGTTCGATCTGCGGAGTGTCCATGCCGATGAGGAGCGCCGGACCGTCGCAGCCGCCGAACGCCCCGGCGAGCCGTTCGTCCAGACCGCCGGAGCACTGCGGCACGACGTCGATGCCCGGAGGCAGCCAGGGGCCGGGCCTCCCCTCCAGGACGAGGACCCGGCGCGCGGCGGGCAGCGAGAGCACGGCCAGCAGGGTGTCCGCGAGGGAGGCGGCCGCGAGCTCCGCCGCCTCCTCGGGGCTGAACGGCGGGGTGAGCCTGGTCTTGACGCGCCCGGGAACCGGCTCCTTCGCGAGGACCAGCACGGTGGTCGGCCCCGAGGGGAGCGAGGCGTCGGCGGAGGTCGGTGCGTACGGGTTCATCGACACGACTCCGTCCGTACGGCGGTGCGCGCGCGGGGCGTTTCCCGCAGGACCGCCCGCATGTCGAGCACCGCGTGCCAGGTCCCCCGCCAGGTCCCGGTCACCTTGGACCTGCCGGTTCGGGGGCGGTACGGGACGTCCGCCTCGGCGATCCTGAGCCCGGAGTCGGAGGCCCGCACCACCATCTGGAGCGGATACCCGCTGCGGCGGTCGGTGAGATCGAGCGCCAGCAGGTCCGCCCGGCGCGCCGCGCGCAGCGGGCCGAGGTCGCGCAGCCGCAGACCCGTGCGGCGCCGCAGCATCCGGGCGAGCGCGATGTTGCCGAGCCGCGCGTGCAACGGCCAGGCGCCGCGCCCCTCGGGACGGCGGCGGCCCAGCACGAGGTCGCAGGTCCCGGAGGCGACCCGCTGGACGAACGAGGGCAGCAGGCCGGGGTCGAGCGAGTCGTCGCAGTCGCAGAAGCAGACGAACTCCGCCTCGGCGGCGGCGAGTCCCGCATGGCACGCGGAGCCGAAGCCGCGGCGCGGCTCGTGCACGACGGTGGCGCCGAGCGAACGCGCCACCTCCGCCGAGCCGTCGGTCGAACCGTTGTCGACGACGATCGCGCGCCAGCCGGCCGGGATGCGGGCCAGCACCCGGGGAAGGGCGGCGGCCTCGTCGAGGCAGGGCAGCACCACGTCGACGGAGAACGGTGTGGGGGAGGGGGAGGGCGTGGGGGAGCTGGTCGAGGTGTCGGTCACCTGGCTCACCCTATGGAGACGGATCGGGCATTTGCCGGTATATGGGACCGGCGAAACGGTGACGTCGATCGGGTGGCGGCCCGAGACCGGCCGCACCGCTCCGCCGCGCCGCTCCGTCAGGCGTCCGCGAGCCGGGCCCCGTCAGGCGTCCGCGAGCCGGGTCCCGCCCGGCGGAGCGACCGCCGCTCCCCGCTGCGGTGCGGTGGCGAACTCCCGCATCCCCTCGGCGAATCCCACCTTCGGCAGCCAGCCCAGGTCCGCCCGCAGCCGCCGGGAGTCCGCCGTCACATGACGTACGTCGCCGAGCCGGAACTCCCCGGTGACGACCGGAGGCGGACCGCCGTGCGCGGCGGCGAGGGCCGATGCCATCTCCCCGATGGTGTGCGGCTCGCCGCTCCCGGTGTTGTACACGGCGAGGGCCCCGGAGGTCCGCTGCGGCAGGGCGGTCAGCGCCGTCACGGCGGCCGCGGCGACGTCGGTCACGTGCACGAAATCGCGCCGCTGGCCGCCGTCCTCGAAGACCCGGGGCGCCTCACCGCGTGCCAGCGCGGAGCGGAACAGCGAGGCGACCCCGGCGTACGGGGTGTCGCGCGGCATCCCCGGCCCGTACACGTTGTGGTAGCGGAGCGACACCGCTCGGCCGTCCGTCGCGCGCGCCCACGCGGCGGCCAGGTGCTCCTGGGCGAGCTTGCTGGCGGCGTAGACGTTCCGGGGGTCCGCGGGGGCGTCCTCGGGGACCAGTCCCGGTACGAGGTCCGCCCCGCAGGACGGGCAGCGGGGCTCGAAGCGGCCCGCCTCCAGATCGCGCCGGGCACGCGGCCCGGGCCGGACGGGCCCGTGCCGCAGACAGTCGTACTTCCCCTCGCCGTACACCACCATCGACCCGGCCAGCACCAGGTCCCGGACCCCGGCCGCCGCCATCGCGGCGAGCAGCACCGCCGTGCCCAGGTCGTTGCAGCCGACGTAGAGCGGTGCGTCGGCGAAGTCCTTGCCCAGTCCGACCATCGCGGCCTGGTGGCAGACCGCGTCGACACCCGCCAACGCACCGGCCACGCCCCCGGGGTCCCGTACGTCACCGACGATCAGACGCTCGTACGGCCCCTCGGGAGCCGTGCCGCCGGGATGGGCCGAGGGCAGCAACGCGTCGATCACCACCACCTGATGCCCGGCCGCTACCAGGGCCTCGGTGATGTGCGACCCGATGAATCCCGCTCCGCCTGTGACGAGTACACGCATGACGCCACGTTAGGACGTGTCCGCCCCTTCACGTCGGAGCGGCGGGCGGTGTTCCCGCCCGGGGTGGAACGCGCCCAGCCGGGCGCCCGGGTCACTTCGGGTCGCGGTCGAAGAGCGAGGTGGACCAGAAGTAACCGAGCACGGCCAGCCCGAGGCACCAGGCGACGGCGATGAGGCCGTTGTTGCCGATCTCGGTGCCGAGCAGGAGTCCGCGCAGGGTCTCGATCGCCGGGGTGAAGGGCTGGTACTGGGCGATCGGCTGGAACCAGCCGGGCATCGCGTCCAGCGGGACGAAGGCGCTGGAGAGGAGCGGCAGGATCATCAGCGGCATCGCGTTGTTACTGGCCGCCTCGACGTTCGGGC from the Streptomyces sp. NBC_01335 genome contains:
- a CDS encoding glycosyltransferase family 2 protein — its product is MTDTSTSSPTPSPSPTPFSVDVVLPCLDEAAALPRVLARIPAGWRAIVVDNGSTDGSAEVARSLGATVVHEPRRGFGSACHAGLAAAEAEFVCFCDCDDSLDPGLLPSFVQRVASGTCDLVLGRRRPEGRGAWPLHARLGNIALARMLRRRTGLRLRDLGPLRAARRADLLALDLTDRRSGYPLQMVVRASDSGLRIAEADVPYRPRTGRSKVTGTWRGTWHAVLDMRAVLRETPRARTAVRTESCR
- a CDS encoding TIGR04282 family arsenosugar biosynthesis glycosyltransferase, with protein sequence MNPYAPTSADASLPSGPTTVLVLAKEPVPGRVKTRLTPPFSPEEAAELAAASLADTLLAVLSLPAARRVLVLEGRPGPWLPPGIDVVPQCSGGLDERLAGAFGGCDGPALLIGMDTPQIEPSHLAPVLAPDGWDRCDAWFGEAEDGGFWALGLASPDPALLRGVPMSVPETGAVQRARLLDAGLRVRELDRLSDVDTAEDAVRVAGLAPQGRFAATLGRLNRAAAR
- a CDS encoding NAD-dependent epimerase/dehydratase family protein, with the translated sequence MRVLVTGGAGFIGSHITEALVAAGHQVVVIDALLPSAHPGGTAPEGPYERLIVGDVRDPGGVAGALAGVDAVCHQAAMVGLGKDFADAPLYVGCNDLGTAVLLAAMAAAGVRDLVLAGSMVVYGEGKYDCLRHGPVRPGPRARRDLEAGRFEPRCPSCGADLVPGLVPEDAPADPRNVYAASKLAQEHLAAAWARATDGRAVSLRYHNVYGPGMPRDTPYAGVASLFRSALARGEAPRVFEDGGQRRDFVHVTDVAAAAVTALTALPQRTSGALAVYNTGSGEPHTIGEMASALAAAHGGPPPVVTGEFRLGDVRHVTADSRRLRADLGWLPKVGFAEGMREFATAPQRGAAVAPPGGTRLADA
- a CDS encoding class I SAM-dependent methyltransferase; protein product: MSDSQAAGNVPWAADPYANALRSGRGPLFLRRTDGLLMPLDVERWCLGADDADLSALRRCEGPVLDIGCGPGRLVAALGRRGHRALGIDVSDAAVARTRGLGGWALRRSVFDPLPGEGRWGTVLLVDGNIGIGGDPSALLERVEALLAPGGLLVVETHPLDLDERSEVHLHDGSPAAADAAGTRPPSPPPSPFPWARLGTPALLRHARPQGWRVVDQWESDGRPFVSLRRRDARALPRHVDRPSQSAETAKSTPVTRSQLPRKTSTESPV